Below is a window of Ostrinia nubilalis chromosome W, ilOstNubi1.1, whole genome shotgun sequence DNA.
aacGCAGTCGTACCTAGGTCCCACCACGCCATCTATACCTGTCAACTCATTCGGTTTTCCGTGTTTAATGGCGTCACGTTTGCGGTCGTGAAAAATTTGTTATTTATAGTGTTTTTTGTACTGAATATTCGAAATAATGGAAATAAAAAGGAAAGGAGAACATAAACTTCCTCTACTGAAAAAGATTCGACGGttggaaaagaaaataatcaGTTTACCGGAATCCGATGACGAAGGTGAGGTTATGAAAAAATGAAGAATCTGTTCGAGGCTCTGGTTTATTGGTAATAAACTTACTTATAGCAACCATGGGGGTGTTCTGTGGGAACACACGAGGTTGGCGATATAAGTAGAGCACTTTTTTTGCGGCGATGTACGCATTTGTTGCATGACGCAATATGGCGGCAAGGCACGCTACgacaaaacaatacttgtctATTTATGCAACCACTGGGGTGTTCTGTGGGAACACACACGGTTGGCAATAATTACCAAGGGCATTCTTCGGGAATGCACACAacttttatgcatgacaagctATGCAACTATGTTTTCTATGACGGACGCACACGTTGTCGGCAAACCTCGATGCATCCGGAGGGAATGCATGTAAATTTCGCGGTACAATGCAGCACAGTACCGGGAGCTTCCATTCAATAGTGTTTCTTTTACAGTTAAGGAGATTGAAGGTGAAATTGAAAGTGAAAATGAGAATGATCATCCTGAAACAGAATTCCTTGAGGATCTTATCCTTGACGAGGATTACAACAAAAAGGAGGAATTAGGGGATGAAGTACTGAATATACTAGGAGTGGCTCCCGCTCCAACCCCTAAGAATGCACTTCTGCTCAAACAAATTGCTGAGAGATGGTGCGAGATCCTGGAGAAAGGACTGAAAAAAGATGAAAAAGAAACAGTTACAAAAGACAATCCAGCCTTCCAGAATGTACTCAAGATGTGTGCTCAAAAACATAATAAGGAAGTTGCCGCTGCTCTAAATGACAGGGCTAAGAGAAGGGATCAAGTAATTGAAACCCGACAGAAACAAATGTCCACAGCCTTGGCCTGTGTAGGCCATGCTGTACAGATGTGTATCGGAGATCATTAACAAATAAAACTGTATTAAGAAGCTGAATGAAGCGGGTTAGCAGCTAAGTTTTTCTATATGTTCCGGAAACCAATTGATGTAGAAACTTGGCACTctcaacaataaaaaataacaatctaAGGACTCATTACTTGAAACTGAGAATGGAGATTATTTGTTTGGTAATAATctgattgaaaaaataaaaactgcaaggGCAGTTCAATAATCATGAAAGGAATTATTAAAGGTGATAGTGAATGAGAAAAAGAAGAACTTCATAAGGTGACCTGAAATCAGTGCTAAGAACGAGAACAATCGTGCTTCAAACTGGTGGGGCCCTCCTCGGATGTGATCACAGAGGTTCCAGAGGTCAGGCGGGCCGACATACAATCGTCAAAACCAGCCAGCAAGGAGACGAGAGTAAAAATAATGCTAAGGTAGGCAGAATCAGGTTTTATTCTTAACAATTGGAAGCAAATCACTAGTGATCCTGTGATATTATATTGTGTccagggttataaataattacctcAACAGGGGTCTCTACccctaaacaataatttgctattgGTAAACCAACGgcagattaaattaaaatttaaattgttacTCAGTACTAATGCCATTGAAACATGATGGTTACAAGTGATCGATTCTGTTCTCCAGTCTTTGTTATAAGAAACCAAATGGTACCTATGtttcattttgaatttgaaaaacttAACACTTTTGTGAATACTGAACATTTTAAACTAGAGGATTATCGCACAGTATGTAAGCTTATACAGaataattattacctatttaGTAACTTTAGATCACAAAGATGCATAATATTACCTGACTAATATAAATGACTgttgttaaaaagtatttaggtaaagtatttatttatttttatgaaggaAAACATTACTAGGTAAATGTTGTTGGACTTTAGAAAATTACAGCAAATTACAGCTGCTCTATGAGAGAAAAGTtgcatttcaattatttataattgacAATTATCTGGGTATCGGTAAAGACtatattatgttttaataatatgaaCATGATTTTAGATCTTATCCACATAAAGTTTTATTGTTAACAAAGAAAAGTGTGATCTGATTCTCAAACAGTAACGTTAACTTCAGTAAGGCTTCTTTAATACAGTACAAATGACATTAATGTATATTATCTAactaaaagaaagtaaattctttaaattgattaaagagTTATAGTCAAAGGTGATGTTCACAATAAGTTCATGTGCCAAGTAAGCTTGAAGCTATATGTCTAGCCATAAAATATGGTATTTtatacaccaaataattaactaaaATTTCTTGCagttaaaaagtttaatgataaaaatggatacaaaatttcttttaacaatCAATGTAGAGAGGCGGAGCAATAGTGTAAATGAATCTAAGAATACTAttagaaaaaatacttaaatatccGAGATATTTAGTGATGCTTCTATGACAGTATGGGGAGCTTCATGTGGTACAAGTCTTACAGGCATAGTATGGTCAGAGGACAAACTAGGCTCTCATATAAATGCTCTTGAGTTAAAAGCTGCCTGCATCAAAGTTAACAAAATACCAAATACTTCTTAGAATAGACAATGTTACTGCTATCCATATGTATAAACAGACTAGGTGGTATTCAATATCTACATTTACATAGCCTTGCAAAACAAATATGGCAATGGTGTGAATTAAGAGATATTTATAATCAGTTTATGTACATAAACACCAAAATTAATGTAAGTGCAGTTTTTTGAATCAAGGAAACCACCAGGTAACATAGAGTgggaaattaattacattttgaacAAATAACTTCAACCTTAGGAACACCATCCATAGATCTCTTCGCAACAAAGACTAACAAGAAATGTCATTGTTTTGTATCACCGCGTCCTGACCTGGATGCATTTGCAAttgatgcatttacactttgtTGATATCAACTGAAGTTTCATATTAATTTCCAACATGATCCTTAAAACCGTGGAAAAAATAGTTTTCAGATAAAGGGCATAGGGGTAGTTCCATATTGGAACACCATATTATGTTCATGAGATAGCTAGTTCACAAACCATCAATTTTGAAACTTACTAAAGATTTACttatattacaaaattccaaaGAACCACACCCTGTGCACAAGAACCTAGACTGATGGCAGGAGTATTATCAGGCAGGCCTTCATAAAATCTGGACTCAGTGAGATTATGAGATCCGAGATCATGTCAGTTTCTATATCTGTTAATACATTAAAACAATACCAACCATGTATTGTAGCATGGACTAAGTATGCACAAGAATTATGGCTATCAACAAATAAGCCAAGCTTTCCAGATGTCATTacttatttaactaaaaagttTCATGAGGTATTGTCATAAGGTAGTTTGAATTATATTAGATCAGCATTGTCATTAATTTTATAGGTACTCACCTCGACGAAACAgatgaaaatatcaaaagatTGTTTAAAGGATTCTTTAAGTTAAGACCTAGTGCTCCTAAATATAATGATACATGGGATGTATCCACAGTTCTTAAGTATAGGTATTGAAATGGAATATAAAAATAGACTGCTATATTGTAATTTTAGCCACATGTGAATGCGAACAttaaatttaattgaaataaacaaCATAGTTATTAAGGATGATTGTGTAAcaattaaaattgataaattaaattaaaattaataaattaatcaagaCCTCTGGTCAAGTCTGATACGTGTCAGTCATTTACATTACCTTTCTTTAGGGATAAAGTAGAGATGTCCTGCTCAAGCACTTAGTGATTAGTTTGGTGCAATAAAACATCTTAGAAAACCACACAAAAAGGTTTCCTCCAGCACAATCAGCTGTTGGATAGAGAAGTGCATGACAGAAAGTGGTATAGACACATCAATCTTTACCATACATTCATAGCATTAGGCACGCTACAACATCtgcaatgtttaaaaaaaaaaaaaaaaaaaaaagtgatgaTATTGATGTTATACGGAGAACAGCTGCTTGGTCTGGGGAATCCACAAACAGTATTTTGAAGGTATTACAATAGACTCATTATAAATAATAGTTACTTTGCAGTGAACATttttagaaattaataattttatatgaatGCTATTTAGCTCATAAGAAAAATATGTCTGATTAAGTAGTGATAAGGGTATAGTGATAATTAATGAAAGTTTGAATAAAacaatactttatttacttgaacatatttgtttaattttacaatttgaacatgtttgtttaattttacaatttgaacatgtttgtttaattttacaacttttatCTTTGAACATCTACACTAGTTATCTTTCATCATCGAGGACGAGACAACAACGAGCATAATTAAtagtcaaacgaacttacctgtacgtGAAGTTCGACTGTAATTATGCGAAGTTGTTGTCTCGTCCGAAGATGATGAGTCCCACCCAAACCCttggttattgtaataattaagaGTAAGTAATTACAAAACGCCCCAGTTGTAAAATTAAACCTAATTACTTTAAACTTGAATGAGTTGACAGGTATAGATGGCGTGGTGGGACCTAGGTACGACTGCgttcagaaatattttattttagctttaaaattGTGTGACGCCAGAGGATGTAAGCCGGGACTACACTAGTTATCTTTCATCATCTTCGGACGAGACAACAACTTCGCATAATTACAGTCGAACTTCacgtacaggtaagttcgtttgactattaattatcaattattaacattataattaatttgacCCAACTACCtactcaatgatattatataaaattataatatcattGCAACTACTATAATATGTAATACTttaagtacttataatattttatattttgtagaTCGTAAGTAAGAAAACTTTGAGATGTGTAATTTTTGTGTTGATATTTGAACCtttgaaacaattatttttaaagaaaattttgtaGAAAACTGTAAACTGTAAAACTATGTAAAGTAAAATTTGAATGAGAATTTAAAAagtgatgtaaattattttcACATACTTTGTGTATTtctaacatttactttaaatttaaatattgactgttttgttaatttggaagtaatgaaatgttttacaacatctaaatatttaattaatactgTAACATCATTAAAAATCTGTTTTTCTGTTTATGTTTGATAATCTAAAAATCATCCTATTCAAATATCAGTTTATGTGGAATTTTCTAAATTAGTCAACTCATTTATGTATTTCTTTTTCTCTAAAAATatgaatgtttaaaa
It encodes the following:
- the LOC135086262 gene encoding uncharacterized protein LOC135086262 is translated as MEIKRKGEHKLPLLKKIRRLEKKIISLPESDDEVKEIEGEIESENENDHPETEFLEDLILDEDYNKKEELGDEVLNILGVAPAPTPKNALLLKQIAERWCEILEKGLKKDEKETVTKDNPAFQNVLKMCAQKHNKEVAAALNDRAKRRDQVIETRQKQMSTALACVGHAVQMCIGDH